From the genome of Gilliamella sp. wkB7, one region includes:
- a CDS encoding M20 family metallo-hydrolase, with the protein MMNNIQPQINIKRLEKLLDDFAQIGRTDNGGVSRLTLTMLDKQARDLLIQISQSAGFKVRIDAIGNIFIRRDGLKDLPVVMTGSHGDSQPKGGRYDGIYGVLAGLEVLLTLNDFNIKTNHPIELVMWTNEEGSRFAPAMMGSAVFTGKLKLEYAYAIKDQQGITVKQALEKIGYLGSDNTENYSIKAIIEAHIEQGPILELENKTIGIVKGAFAQRWYEVNLSGLAAHAGTTPVNMRQDAVVGLSECVTALNQLALNPDSKDIRLTVGMITVSPNSRNVVAGHCFFTIDLRHYDSDLLESFETQMYALLSEITKKLNLKLEIKKILSMPAIHFDPACINAVKNATVKNNYSAIEMISGAGHDACHLSTVVPTSMIFIPCIKGISHNEAESITTLWCKAGADVLLDTLLELTQ; encoded by the coding sequence ATGATGAATAATATACAGCCCCAAATTAATATAAAACGTCTTGAAAAATTATTAGATGATTTTGCACAAATCGGTAGAACGGATAATGGTGGAGTGAGTCGTTTAACATTAACAATGTTAGATAAACAAGCACGTGATTTATTAATTCAAATTAGTCAATCTGCTGGCTTCAAAGTACGCATTGATGCAATCGGAAACATCTTCATACGCAGAGATGGTCTAAAGGACTTACCCGTTGTTATGACAGGCTCTCATGGTGATAGTCAACCAAAAGGGGGGCGTTATGACGGCATTTATGGTGTATTAGCTGGTTTGGAAGTGCTATTAACATTGAATGATTTTAATATTAAGACCAATCATCCCATAGAACTAGTCATGTGGACGAATGAAGAGGGTTCACGTTTTGCACCTGCCATGATGGGTTCTGCTGTTTTTACGGGAAAACTAAAACTTGAATATGCTTATGCAATTAAAGATCAACAAGGAATTACAGTAAAACAAGCTTTAGAAAAAATAGGCTATTTGGGAAGTGATAATACAGAAAATTATTCGATTAAAGCTATTATCGAGGCTCATATTGAGCAGGGGCCTATATTGGAACTCGAAAATAAAACTATTGGTATTGTTAAAGGTGCATTTGCCCAACGTTGGTACGAAGTAAATTTAAGTGGTTTGGCTGCTCATGCAGGAACTACACCAGTAAATATGCGCCAAGATGCAGTTGTCGGCTTGTCTGAATGCGTAACCGCTTTGAATCAATTAGCTTTGAATCCAGACAGTAAAGATATTCGCTTAACAGTTGGTATGATAACGGTTAGTCCTAATTCTCGTAATGTTGTTGCTGGACATTGCTTTTTTACTATTGATTTACGACATTATGATTCAGATTTGTTGGAAAGTTTTGAAACACAAATGTACGCTTTATTATCTGAAATAACAAAAAAATTAAATTTAAAACTTGAAATCAAAAAAATACTGAGTATGCCAGCCATACATTTCGATCCCGCCTGTATAAACGCTGTAAAAAATGCAACGGTAAAAAATAATTATTCTGCCATTGAGATGATTTCAGGAGCAGGTCATGACGCATGTCATTTAAGTACAGTCGTCCCGACTTCAATGATATTTATTCCTTGTATTAAAGGGATAAGTCATAATGAAGCGGAATCAATAACAACATTATGGTGTAAAGCAGGAGCGGATGTTTTACTTGATACATTATTAGAATTAACACAATAA
- a CDS encoding type VI immunity family protein, protein MNDKLQKLLDEYKLNYDKFGFGHYLDFDHTESALKIGLVGCFYLDKSYKSEKRQAINQVLALYDKNWGDHLTHGFGNGDPNTLYRYQNISLAQKIILNNGFCLDTLSFYWSNVDKLYLIPDYLIKVLSRSESLEKEYNTVSYLQLYLPIYELKYFGVDKMVEFIRQVSQILKPLHGFFGLGIRQRYKYYDYQYLEGELARKYLGLDISTDEEDIHFRDGFKSINWLTILSEELFTKKLGSLDEVKQKNSDEEVIFHPYDGGVVVQAGEVPELCEIGKNPYPQNYVNANALLKQARAPMIASFGFTSNNGKIQDSQTSKEWQSRFDNVTPTDLQPEESEDE, encoded by the coding sequence ATGAACGATAAATTGCAGAAACTCTTAGATGAATATAAACTAAACTATGATAAATTTGGTTTCGGTCATTATTTGGATTTTGATCACACCGAAAGTGCTTTAAAAATTGGCTTAGTTGGATGCTTTTACTTGGACAAATCTTATAAATCTGAGAAACGTCAAGCAATTAACCAAGTTCTAGCATTATACGATAAAAATTGGGGAGATCACCTTACTCATGGCTTTGGGAATGGGGATCCCAATACACTATATCGCTATCAAAACATCAGTTTAGCTCAAAAAATAATACTCAATAATGGGTTTTGTCTAGATACTCTAAGTTTTTATTGGAGTAATGTAGATAAACTATATCTAATTCCTGATTATTTAATAAAAGTTTTATCAAGATCTGAATCTCTTGAAAAAGAATATAACACAGTGAGTTATCTACAACTTTATTTACCAATTTATGAATTAAAATATTTTGGTGTGGATAAAATGGTAGAATTCATCCGACAAGTAAGCCAAATTTTAAAACCTTTACATGGTTTTTTCGGTTTAGGTATAAGACAACGTTATAAATATTATGATTATCAATATTTAGAAGGTGAATTAGCTCGTAAATATTTAGGTTTAGATATTTCAACCGATGAAGAAGATATACATTTTAGAGATGGATTTAAAAGCATTAACTGGTTAACTATTCTTAGTGAAGAACTTTTTACTAAAAAATTAGGTAGTCTTGATGAAGTTAAACAGAAAAATAGTGATGAAGAGGTTATTTTTCATCCCTACGATGGGGGAGTAGTTGTTCAGGCAGGTGAAGTACCAGAACTTTGTGAAATAGGTAAAAACCCTTATCCACAAAATTATGTTAATGCTAATGCTTTACTAAAACAAGCGCGAGCTCCAATGATTGCTTCATTTGGTTTTACATCAAATAACGGTAAAATTCAAGATAGCCAAACTTCTAAAGAATGGCAATCACGTTTCGACAATGTAACCCCAACCGATCTCCAACCAGAGGAATCTGAAGATGAGTAA
- a CDS encoding acid phosphatase, translating into MKKNVSVKKLTILITTLYCSLFFSSSFAFQKGSTEDFLGHEIGITYHTAEQAVSSKAYLPMYPKEGTPEFEADKIAYLHGYNLKGTERWKQATIDADLHTPNVAKIFSVPLGITISPETTPTLYKMLGDLLVDSADNATKTAKEAYKRGRPFVYFGNHTCQPEDEEERLRQNGSFPSGHTSYGWTLALVLAQIAPSHAEAIIKRGYEFGQSRMICGAHWQSDVDAGRLVGAVEYSRLLTIPKFQEDLKKATEEVQNHLNLVNK; encoded by the coding sequence ATGAAAAAAAATGTAAGCGTTAAAAAATTAACAATATTGATTACTACACTCTATTGTTCTCTATTTTTTTCATCATCATTCGCTTTTCAAAAAGGCTCAACCGAGGATTTTTTGGGTCATGAAATAGGGATTACTTATCATACTGCTGAGCAAGCTGTGAGTAGTAAAGCATATTTGCCGATGTATCCAAAAGAAGGTACTCCTGAATTTGAAGCAGACAAAATTGCTTATCTTCATGGGTATAACCTCAAAGGAACAGAACGTTGGAAACAGGCAACGATCGATGCTGACTTGCATACTCCAAACGTCGCTAAAATTTTTTCTGTCCCTTTAGGAATCACAATTTCACCTGAAACAACTCCAACTTTATATAAAATGCTAGGTGATCTTCTGGTAGATTCAGCTGATAATGCGACTAAAACAGCGAAAGAAGCATATAAAAGAGGACGTCCATTTGTCTACTTTGGTAATCACACATGCCAACCTGAAGATGAAGAAGAACGTTTACGTCAAAACGGATCATTTCCGTCAGGTCATACTTCTTACGGGTGGACTTTAGCATTAGTTCTCGCTCAAATAGCTCCGTCACACGCTGAAGCAATTATAAAACGTGGATATGAATTTGGTCAGAGTCGTATGATCTGTGGTGCTCATTGGCAAAGTGATGTCGATGCAGGGCGGTTAGTAGGCGCTGTTGAATATTCTCGCTTACTCACTATTCCTAAATTTCAAGAAGATCTTAAAAAAGCAACAGAAGAAGTTCAAAATCATCTTAATTTAGTTAACAAATAA
- a CDS encoding PTS transporter subunit EIIB yields the protein MTFLDGLGEKDNISHLTNCAMQLRVQITIKN from the coding sequence ATAACTTTTCTTGACGGTTTAGGAGAAAAAGACAATATTTCACATTTAACTAATTGCGCAATGCAGCTTCGTGTTCAAATAACAATCAAGAATTAG
- a CDS encoding amino acid ABC transporter permease/ATP-binding protein has product MEQKGFNWNYFFNELINPNFIKASFTVISLSCLAWISALLFGLLLALGNRSKQFILIKVTSLYIWLFRSLPLLVLLIYIYSLPRFWEASSIILSNPFWAGLIALVLSESAYMAEIHRGALQAVSNDQIDAGRALGLRYWAIQIKIVFPQALRVALPPLTNQLVTIIKLTSLVSVISLTEILLVGQQLYTRNFLVIETLTIVAIYYVAIVTIVTWLIKRFEVYLDVTKRANNEKIQFITLDSVSKKESDSLSTNKTSKYVLELKHLNKSYEHTNVLSNINLNVNWGDVISIIGPSGSGKTTLIRTINGLSNLDEGTILFEGIPFIEGRKLHDKQFYNRIVHLGMVFQNYNLFPHKTVLENLLLAPQYHDKDLENSKQLALALLDKVGMLEHANKYPHQLSGGQQQRVAIARALVMEPSIMLFDEPTSALDPELVNEVLLVISQLATEGMTMLIVTHEMSFAFKVSNRIIFMEKGQIIHDDNPDVLKNSDDKRLQQFLNQNEH; this is encoded by the coding sequence ATTGAACAAAAAGGCTTTAATTGGAATTACTTCTTTAACGAATTAATCAATCCAAATTTTATAAAAGCGAGTTTTACAGTTATCTCTTTAAGTTGTTTGGCGTGGATAAGTGCGCTACTTTTTGGTTTACTATTGGCATTAGGTAATCGTTCAAAACAGTTTATTTTAATCAAAGTTACATCATTGTATATCTGGTTATTTAGAAGTTTGCCATTACTCGTTTTACTAATTTATATTTATAGTTTACCAAGATTTTGGGAAGCAAGTAGTATCATTTTATCTAATCCTTTTTGGGCTGGGCTTATCGCTTTAGTTCTGAGTGAAAGTGCTTATATGGCTGAAATTCATCGAGGTGCGTTACAAGCTGTCTCAAACGACCAAATAGATGCTGGAAGAGCTTTAGGATTAAGATACTGGGCGATTCAAATTAAAATTGTATTTCCCCAAGCATTGAGAGTTGCACTCCCACCACTGACTAATCAATTAGTCACCATTATAAAATTAACATCATTAGTGTCTGTCATTTCATTAACAGAAATTCTATTAGTTGGCCAACAGCTTTATACTCGTAATTTTCTGGTAATTGAAACATTAACGATCGTAGCTATTTACTACGTTGCAATCGTGACAATCGTGACTTGGTTAATTAAACGCTTTGAGGTTTATTTAGATGTCACTAAAAGGGCTAACAACGAAAAAATCCAATTTATTACCCTTGATTCCGTTTCCAAAAAAGAGAGTGATTCTTTATCAACAAATAAAACGAGTAAGTATGTATTGGAGTTGAAGCATTTAAATAAAAGTTATGAACATACTAACGTATTAAGCAATATAAATTTAAATGTGAATTGGGGAGATGTTATTTCAATAATTGGACCATCAGGCTCAGGCAAAACAACCCTTATAAGAACCATAAACGGGTTATCGAATTTAGATGAAGGAACCATTCTATTTGAAGGCATTCCTTTTATTGAGGGACGAAAATTACATGATAAACAATTTTACAATCGTATTGTCCACTTGGGTATGGTCTTTCAAAATTATAACTTATTTCCCCATAAAACGGTCTTAGAAAATTTACTTTTAGCACCTCAATATCATGATAAGGATCTCGAAAACAGCAAACAATTGGCATTGGCTTTATTAGATAAAGTTGGAATGCTTGAACATGCCAATAAATACCCGCATCAATTATCGGGAGGACAACAGCAAAGAGTTGCAATTGCTCGCGCACTTGTTATGGAACCAAGTATTATGTTATTTGATGAGCCTACTTCAGCTCTGGATCCTGAACTGGTTAATGAAGTCTTGCTAGTAATTTCACAATTAGCAACGGAAGGCATGACTATGTTAATTGTCACCCATGAAATGTCTTTTGCATTCAAAGTGTCTAATCGTATTATCTTTATGGAAAAAGGTCAGATAATCCATGATGATAATCCTGATGTTTTAAAAAATAGTGATGATAAACGTTTACAACAATTTTTAAATCAGAATGAACATTAA
- a CDS encoding L-2-amino-thiazoline-4-carboxylic acid hydrolase has translation MQEFPEIGILHRRKIEAEIIKPIYEILIRNYGKEAAKAVIEEAVAKAAIDAGKEFAAKEPNGTSVESFVALQHLWEQDDALTITVVESSHEKYDYNVHRCKYAEMYKEMGLAEIGFLLSCNRDSKFIEGYAPQVNLDRPHTIMMGDGICDFRYCLRVKNDE, from the coding sequence ATGCAGGAATTTCCCGAAATTGGTATTTTACATCGTCGTAAAATCGAAGCCGAAATAATCAAGCCGATCTATGAAATATTAATAAGAAATTACGGTAAAGAGGCAGCTAAAGCTGTTATTGAAGAAGCTGTTGCAAAAGCAGCTATTGACGCAGGAAAGGAGTTTGCTGCTAAAGAACCCAATGGCACTAGTGTTGAAAGTTTTGTAGCATTACAACATCTTTGGGAACAAGATGATGCATTAACAATCACTGTTGTTGAGAGTAGCCATGAAAAGTATGATTATAATGTACATCGCTGTAAATATGCCGAAATGTATAAAGAAATGGGATTAGCTGAAATCGGTTTTCTATTATCGTGTAACCGTGATAGTAAATTCATAGAAGGTTATGCACCACAAGTTAATTTAGACCGTCCTCATACAATTATGATGGGCGATGGTATTTGTGATTTTCGTTACTGTCTGCGAGTTAAAAATGATGAATAA